The bacterium region GCGATGGCCCGGGTGGACGGCCTCGCCCGCGGCGCGGTCTACGACGCGCTGCTGCCGGGACACGCCTTCGAGCACTTCGCCAAGGAACGGTGCCTGCTGCCCGCCTCGGCGTTTCCCTACTACCGCGACCAGGCGGCGGAGACGCCCTGGTGGCGGCTCGGCGAGCGGCTGACGCGCCTCGCGCCGCGGACGCTCGAGGCGGTGCTCGAGGAGGTGCGCCGACGCGGGCCGGCGACGGCCGACGAGTTGGGCGACCACGGCCGCGTCGAGCCGCTCGACTGGAGCGGATGGAAGGGGACGTCGCGCGCGGCGTCGATGGCGCTCGAGGTGCTTTGGACGCGCTGCCAGGTGGTCGTGTGCGGGCGGCGGGGCAAGGCGAAGCTCTACGACGTGCCGGAGCGGGCGCTGCCGCGCGCCGCGTCGCGCGCCGGCGGCGACTTCGCCCGTTGGGCGCTGCTCGAGCGGGTCGAGGCGGCGGGGCTGCTCGCCCGCGCCGGCGGCGCGCACTGGTCGATGCTCGCCGACGTGCGCACGTCGCCCCTCGTGGACGAACTGATCGCCGACGGATCGCTGGAGGAGGTCGCGGTTCGCGGCGCGTCGCGGCGCTACCTCGCGCCGAAGGGGTTTAGGCGGCGGCGCTTCCCCGCGCCCGACGGGCGGATGCGGATCCTCGGCCCGCTCGACCCGCTGCTCTGGGACCGCGCGCTCGTGCGGAACGCCTTCGGCTTCGACTACGTC contains the following coding sequences:
- a CDS encoding winged helix DNA-binding domain-containing protein codes for the protein MTILEPEEARAFLVGHHALAAPVFPEGAAGARAALKRLRCIQLDPLDPLGTNADLVAMARVDGLARGAVYDALLPGHAFEHFAKERCLLPASAFPYYRDQAAETPWWRLGERLTRLAPRTLEAVLEEVRRRGPATADELGDHGRVEPLDWSGWKGTSRAASMALEVLWTRCQVVVCGRRGKAKLYDVPERALPRAASRAGGDFARWALLERVEAAGLLARAGGAHWSMLADVRTSPLVDELIADGSLEEVAVRGASRRYLAPKGFRRRRFPAPDGRMRILGPLDPLLWDRALVRNAFGFDYVWEVYKPEGKRRWGWYVCPLLHKGRLVGRFEGRAEKGTLRVLKLWREDRAAFDDDAFDAALARHAAACGAARVVRPRARRRG